ATTTCTTATCGAACAAGTTTTTCAGCTCTATGAGTCTTTTCTCGATGTTTTTTGAATCCTTTTCTTTTTTCGACCTTTCTACTCCGGCGTTTTCCAAAGTAGAAAAATGAGTTTGAAAAACGATGTGAAATTTTTCGGATTCTCCTTGAAAATCCTTATAATAAGATAAAACTCCGATTGCAGAATCCGGAATATATACTTCTAGAGAAGGTTTGATATTCGATTCGGATAGGGAATAATTAGACCAATCTTGAAACGTATAAGGTGTTTGAAAATCTATGAACTGATTCAATTCAAAGAAAACGAAATGAATGGAATCGACTTTCGGATAAAGTAAAAACACCGTCCTTCGAATTCTACGTCCTGGATTGATTGTGTCCTCTTTTTTTAATATCCAAAGCTGATACGTATGATACGGAGAATGTTCAAATTTTTCATAAGAACGCTCAGCGATTTCCTTACTCAACTCTTTCGAAAAAATTCTGAATGTAGAATCGTTGATCAGAGAATCATTTTTATTTCTCATCTGATACAAAGCATCTGCGATCAGACTTTTAAAATTATTTTTTTCTTCATTTTGAAGATAGGTAGCACTACGATCCAACCATGAAGGAAGTCCGGGATCGTTTTCGAAAGAATAGAATGCGATCGAATCGGAGAAATAATTTAGCTCTTTACGGATTCCAGCAAAACAGGAAAACGAAAGAATCATAAAAAATAGAACTATGACTTGGTTCATAACAAACTCAACAAACGCTCCTTACAATCATTTCCCAAGAGAATTTAATTTTTGGGAACTACCGCAATTTACGAGTAAAATCGTTAACTCTTATAGATTCCTCAAAAAATGAAAGGAATCTATTCTAAATTTAAGCCATCTGATCCTTTCTCTTATAAACCGATTACGATATAAATTGATGCCAATTGTAGTACTTCCCACAACTACTTCTGCCCAAATTCTATTCAAATCAAAAGCGATAGAACAATCTGCTATTTTCAAATGAGGAATTCCACAGTTTTTCGAAAACAACCTAGAAGTAGTCGAAGTTCACTTCATATAATAAGCCACAATCTAGTTCGGAATAGGAACTCTTACAATTCCTGAAACCTTTTGCCAAAGTTTGTCCCAAAACTACAATGGGAGAACACTCCGCTTAGGAAGAAATTGACTGTTGACATTGATTCGCTTCCAACAATCTCATATCTGATTCCTAAAATACCTTGTCTTCGATTGAAATGGATAAAAAACAAAAGTTCAAACAACTGAGAGAAAAATTGAGCCATCAGTATGAAGATTCAGCGAACCATTAAGACGACAAATTATGACGGATATAGAAATTAAAGTGACAACGATCGCAAATTAAAAGGAAGCATCTAATTCATGTAAGGTTATTACATATTAATCGTTTATAAATTCTTAAAATACCGTCAGTCTTTTTTTCCGGAATCTTTCTTTTTTAGAATGTCTCCAATCTTACCGAGATCTTCGGGCTTAACCTTTGTTCCTGCCGCCTTTTTATTTTCTTCCTGAATGTCTTTATAAACTTCAGCCCTATGTACCGAAACGTTTCTCGGAGCTTTAACTCCAATTTTCACTTGATCGCCTTTTATATCCACAATGACAATTTCTATGTCATCACCGATCATGATCGATTCGTTCGTTCGTCTTGCTAAGACCAGCACTTAATCCATCTCCACTGCGGCCGACGCAAGAATTTTTTCCCGAACGGAATGAGATTCGTTCCTTGAAATAAATTGTTTTCCTAAAAGAGTTTCTTTATTAATTAAAATCGGACCCTGCATATTCGCGGTCATCAAAGACGGATCTTCTCCAGGAACCGTTACAATCACCAACATCAGGCCATCTTCAATCCCGGCAATCCCTATTCCCTGCAGCTCCTGTTCCGGAATCAAAGGCTTATATTCCTTTTTAAAAAGGGAAGGCGGAATGACCACGAATGCAAGATCCACTTCTTCTATAGATTGAAGCCACTTAAAAACAGATTCCTCTTCCTCTTCTATGAGTGCGAATTTTTTATAATCTTCAAATCCGAGCAAACCTTCCGGAAAAGATAAAATTTGTTTTTCCGATATTTGCATTTTTCCAAACGGTTTTGTTTGAATCTCGATTCCCATTCTAAATTTTTACCTTCGAATTTCTCTTCTGAACATTTTACAGCGGATCATCAGAACCAAATTAACTTTAAGAAAAGAGTCAAAGTCATAAGACTCTTACTCATTTTTGATTATCTCAGAAAATCCATCAATGTCGGTTTAATAATTTTTGATCCGACGTTAAGAGCATATTGGTGTACGGTTTCCAACCACTTCATATTCATAATGGTTTCTGGAAAATCGATCCCTTCGTTTTTGGAAAGAAGTTCCGTCATGTAAGATTTATCGAAGTCAACCCTTTGAGCGTGTTCTTCCATTCGATTCATCCTCGCGCCTACAACCGCACGGTAACGAAGAATATTTTCCATCGCCAAATCCAAATCCTGAAGATCACGTCCAGAAATTCTTTCCTGATCCTTTTGAATGAGATCGTTTCTGAATTGAATCATCACATCGAACACGGAAAGACCGGTTACAGTGGCAGATTTTGAATAATTGTTCGGAGGCTCGAAAGTCGCAGAATCCACAAGACCGATATCCCTTAATATCGTTCCCCCTTCTATGTCCTCCATCCAAATTTGATGCGGAGCCGTTGAACTCAAACTGATGTTATCTTGAGCGAGCTTGTTTGCTTTCACTTCCAAAGGAGAGTTATTTATCTTGTCGATAATATCATCAATCGTATCTCCAGCCGAAACATGAATTTCAATTCCATCGATTTTAAATTTTTGATCCGAAGAAGTCACATAACCGGAGTTATCCACCTTACTCGTGATGCTCATGTTCGTTCCCCAAAAAACTTTGTTGCCCGGTATCGTTACGGGAACGTATTCCCCCTTTTCAATCTCTCTTAGTTGTTCTCCGATATCGCCGCGGTATTCAACACCGATATATTGGTTCTTTAATTCGATTCCTTGAAGACCTTTGATCTTGGACTCTATCGGTTCGAACGGCGGTCTCTCAATCACATGACCACCGAATAAGGGACGGCCGGTCGCATCTCTCGTGTTCGCAATATCTACCAAGGCTCTTAATATTTCATCGATCTCTTTCCCGATTGCAACCTCGAGTTCAAAACCTTTATCACCTTGATAGATACCGTTTGAAGCTTGAACCGCCAACACTCTTGCTCTTTGAAACAAGGAGCCGATACGATCTAATTCTCCATCGATTTGCTGAAGGCGAGAATTTCCGTCGTCGATATTTCTTTGAAACGTTTCGAGTTCATTCAGTCTAGAACGAAAAAACATCTGATTTGTAGCGCGACCAGGTTCGTCCGAAGGAAGACGAATTCTTTGTCCTGTGGAAAGTTGGTTTTGAGTTTCGTCCATGTTGAGTTGATGTCTGTTCAAATTATGAATCAGGCTGTTGTTCTGCATCATGTTCGTTATGCGCATCATAAAATTCTCTCCTTACCCGCTTATATTATCGCGAGATTAAACGCCCAATCGATTGATGATCGTATCCAAAATTTCGTTCATAGTGTTGATCATCTTTGCGGACGCATTGTAAGAATGCTGGAATTGGACCATATTGGCCATTTCTTCGTCCAAGTTAACGCCCATGACCGACTGTCTCATGTTTTCAAGTTCTGTCATGAGATCGTTTTGAATCCCGAATTCCTGTTTTGCTTCTCTTGCTTCCGTTCCCAATTTTGAAATGAGAGTATTGTAGAAATCATCGGTCGTTTTAGAGTAATCAACCATAACCGGATTGTTCCTCAAAGCGGATGCGACCATCAATGCGTTTCTTCCGTCCTTATGACCGCCGGGCGAATTATAATCTCCGGTTCCGCCCACATCCTTACCTCGAGCCGCCGCAATGTTTGAAACGTTATTCGCTATTGAATCCGCCACCCTAAAATGGGAAGAAGGATGAAAGTGAGGGGTTAGGGTGATATCTTCGGAGCGCGCTTGCAACTTGTTGATTTCGCCGAGACGTTTATAATCGTAAGCGCCGGAAGGACCGGATGCCATTAGGATACCGGTCATTCCCACAAGAAGGTCTCCCGAATCTTCCAAATGTCTGAGTATAAAATTCTTATTGGGATGATCGTCGGCAACCGTCGCCTTTAAAGCCAATTGGTTGTCGTGGTTCATATAAGCCACAACGCCGGAACGAGAGGCGTTGATCTTCTTAATGATTCCGTTTAACGTATCATTGGAAGAATAAGGAATCAACACGGGAGCTTCTTTAACATCCGATTGATTGAAACTGATCGTTCCGTTAATTCCGATCGGCCTGTCGGGATCGATTGTATTTCTACCGGTGACTCTAAAAATCGCAGTGACATCGTTTTGCCCGTCTCCGTTGGAATCGTATTCCCCGAATGTGTTGATGGATAAGGAACGAATATTAAAGAAAGCTTGATTTGTATTTCCGTTGATACCGAATCCGTCTTTGTGAATTTCGTTCACAGCGTCCATCACGTTGATGGAAAGGGAATCCACTTGATCGATCTTCTCGCGAATGATTTTATCACGCACCTCGATGAGACCTTGCAACCTTCCTTTTCTCAAAAGAACCGGATCTCCCGTCGCGGACCAATACAGATCCAAAAGCCCGTCTTTGGAAGAATTTCCTATAATATCGATCTTGTTCGCTTTATTACCTTGAACGAGAATTTGTTGGCCGATAAAAACCATCAGTTCATCCTCGTCGGAACGACCAATCGTAACATCAACTAAGGAAGAAAGTTCCTGCAAAAGCGCATCCCGTTTGTCGTAGAGATCGTTCGGTTTATCGCCCAAAGCTTCCGACTTACCGATTCTCTCGTTCAAAGTACGAATATTTTCGGCGATCGTATTCATGTGATACGCCTTGGTTTCAATCTCACGATTGGCCTGGTCTTGCAGTTGCGCAAGTTTACGATACACGTCTTCGGTTCTGCTTCCGAGTCCGTTCGCCCTTTCAAGAACGACGGAACGATGCGCGTTATCTTCGGGATAATTAGCCAAATCCTCCCAAGAAGACCAAAACTTATCCATCAAAGTTCTGAGAGTGGTTCCGTTGGGTTCATTAAAAACAGTCTCTAATTGATATAGATATTCGTTACGCGCCGCCCAATAGTCCTTATTCCCTGAAGTTTCTATGATTCTATCGTCGATAAAGTTATCTCGAATTCTCTCAATCGAAGCGATTTCAACTCCCTGTCCGATTTGCCCGGGAAGGTTGGCGCGGTTCAAAGACGGGTCATACAA
The nucleotide sequence above comes from Leptospira weilii. Encoded proteins:
- the flgK gene encoding flagellar hook-associated protein FlgK, with amino-acid sequence MGSTFSGLEIGKRGLAAHQQALQTTGHNISNADNKHYARQRVTMTAMDPLYDPSLNRANLPGQIGQGVEIASIERIRDNFIDDRIIETSGNKDYWAARNEYLYQLETVFNEPNGTTLRTLMDKFWSSWEDLANYPEDNAHRSVVLERANGLGSRTEDVYRKLAQLQDQANREIETKAYHMNTIAENIRTLNERIGKSEALGDKPNDLYDKRDALLQELSSLVDVTIGRSDEDELMVFIGQQILVQGNKANKIDIIGNSSKDGLLDLYWSATGDPVLLRKGRLQGLIEVRDKIIREKIDQVDSLSINVMDAVNEIHKDGFGINGNTNQAFFNIRSLSINTFGEYDSNGDGQNDVTAIFRVTGRNTIDPDRPIGINGTISFNQSDVKEAPVLIPYSSNDTLNGIIKKINASRSGVVAYMNHDNQLALKATVADDHPNKNFILRHLEDSGDLLVGMTGILMASGPSGAYDYKRLGEINKLQARSEDITLTPHFHPSSHFRVADSIANNVSNIAAARGKDVGGTGDYNSPGGHKDGRNALMVASALRNNPVMVDYSKTTDDFYNTLISKLGTEAREAKQEFGIQNDLMTELENMRQSVMGVNLDEEMANMVQFQHSYNASAKMINTMNEILDTIINRLGV
- a CDS encoding flagellar hook-associated protein 3, with product MRITNMMQNNSLIHNLNRHQLNMDETQNQLSTGQRIRLPSDEPGRATNQMFFRSRLNELETFQRNIDDGNSRLQQIDGELDRIGSLFQRARVLAVQASNGIYQGDKGFELEVAIGKEIDEILRALVDIANTRDATGRPLFGGHVIERPPFEPIESKIKGLQGIELKNQYIGVEYRGDIGEQLREIEKGEYVPVTIPGNKVFWGTNMSITSKVDNSGYVTSSDQKFKIDGIEIHVSAGDTIDDIIDKINNSPLEVKANKLAQDNISLSSTAPHQIWMEDIEGGTILRDIGLVDSATFEPPNNYSKSATVTGLSVFDVMIQFRNDLIQKDQERISGRDLQDLDLAMENILRYRAVVGARMNRMEEHAQRVDFDKSYMTELLSKNEGIDFPETIMNMKWLETVHQYALNVGSKIIKPTLMDFLR
- a CDS encoding LA_1326/LA_4305 family lipoprotein — its product is MNQVIVLFFMILSFSCFAGIRKELNYFSDSIAFYSFENDPGLPSWLDRSATYLQNEEKNNFKSLIADALYQMRNKNDSLINDSTFRIFSKELSKEIAERSYEKFEHSPYHTYQLWILKKEDTINPGRRIRRTVFLLYPKVDSIHFVFFELNQFIDFQTPYTFQDWSNYSLSESNIKPSLEVYIPDSAIGVLSYYKDFQGESEKFHIVFQTHFSTLENAGVERSKKEKDSKNIEKRLIELKNLFDKKLISEEEFKKKREEILKSL
- the csrA gene encoding carbon storage regulator CsrA encodes the protein MLVLARRTNESIMIGDDIEIVIVDIKGDQVKIGVKAPRNVSVHRAEVYKDIQEENKKAAGTKVKPEDLGKIGDILKKKDSGKKD
- the fliW gene encoding flagellar assembly protein FliW, producing the protein MGIEIQTKPFGKMQISEKQILSFPEGLLGFEDYKKFALIEEEEESVFKWLQSIEEVDLAFVVIPPSLFKKEYKPLIPEQELQGIGIAGIEDGLMLVIVTVPGEDPSLMTANMQGPILINKETLLGKQFISRNESHSVREKILASAAVEMD